From Leishmania braziliensis MHOM/BR/75/M2904 complete genome, chromosome 22, a single genomic window includes:
- a CDS encoding putative kinesin, giving the protein MATEASSVLVAVRVRPFTPKEDTIFCTITVPDSATISVLDLPALIPCSTAGGPAAGGTSGNSNSGDSGASNASLTPGLTSGCGGVASGSRSGSFNPPGNIESLLHSYSFDRIFWSVPPTVLPLPPPSVLNALVGEDDTVDGFGSGGGRGIKVQSPAHPTKAQRSLLAQYSTIAKSLPCFTHAPTCDDQQSVYNFIGPRMCEAVMSGFNACLFAYGQTGSGKSYSMIGPTEALFASTGANPSSSGSSSHNPAPTQRDSLTAEQGIMPRLCSDLFRLMREEREKDEDVTYSAELSFFEIYCERVRDLLTTPQSVAAASSNNTHFGTSASASGSLRIRQHPSQGPYVEGLSRVKVRDAGGVLKHLLGGLRDRATAETNMNEHSSRSHAILQLHITKVMADTDEGTSSVVTRTRTCKLNMVDLAGSERVSQSGVSGDRFEEAKNINLSLSTLGRVIQQLSEKQAGKKVIPAYRDSVLTWLLSDSLGGNSKTIMLATVAPSAYCYQQTLNTLRFAGVAKKIVNVATVNEDRHFQELIAGLRRHIVRLTLQLESGKAADVHLEKIDALRREREALLAENDALKMKVVSAADTTVLKALRKRVKGLEAENAQLGAEAQALQERMLTSTGTLRDELAQQRAEIMQLYEKLTKREAEVTDWANRYRALVISTTTPSTTTAVAANGTDNAKAVVDTAEAKEAQLAQERLWEKLKQTKAQLQKATQDLSAAERTRQEAIDAEKMTSAQLDEYRVRYEESKRQLDLLRERMQSTMSLLETTQCELRALKSHSTTESEKTRAVEDALDATNTANDKNSAKLEQMRNGYLEEKQRNVQLLLRVAEVEQERSALRRTITQRAADMCELEQLLLEETETSERYYIRMRFHRYVHALQQEHMAQLLTLHDMASRRRNVDGIRWSTAGTTGALSSSYSTSRLGDGESGRCIPEAASQALYRDSASANVSTTSAAHEAATSAKLLLVQLVYECQLQESQVRAAVEQECATDIARLLSQKVRLGQIARAGLSEKLAEVEDAHRALREELKYYKQKVKAQEEAYAEEVAQHQSDSNALQAAEMEHMRLERKIGTLEDANAELEAGRNSLIAKVAQLQEQQSTWQARCTKAERIALEVQDLLLPDPSGTASSGPESRADECAGNGEDQLPQRRSYSAMQLEAAMLTDKAREAQDAMEAKAALEWQCEEYRGELGALRAQVEQMKLQKQAAQQQLTRNDQAQQQAETRLSEANAQLIQEISTLTRDYESRIKQQQTMLKTLRQALDEETSMADVCRQSAQRAEAAREAQKEELIAAREMAEELRRQREDTSDKYVELQRELNQLRGHYHILERQLIELREREPELYVLLEKGLGEDTTSWLEKVRGEKLQLQKQWHEARQLNSELLEHVQGRNARLRDVQKRLTDVSIGGDELEEDEEVSVDSAVAATHARRRRR; this is encoded by the coding sequence ATGGCCACCGAGGCCTCGTCGGTGCTCGTcgccgtgcgcgtgcgccccTTCACCCCGAAAGAAGACACCATCTTCTGCACCATCACCGTCCCGGATAGCGCCACAATCTCGGTCCTCGATCTTCCAGCGCTCATCCCCTGCTCCACGGCGGGCGGGCCGGCGGCCGGCGGCACGTCTGGCAACTCGAATAgcggcgacagtggtgcGTCAAATGCCTCCCTGACTCCCGGTCTGACGAGCGGTTGCGGCGGTGTTGCGAGTGGGAGCAGAAGCGGGAGCTTTAACCCCCCTGGCAACATTGAGTCCCTGCTGCACTCGTATTCCTTCGACAGGATCTTCTGGAGCGTGCCGCCGACGGtactgcccctccccccgccgtCTGTGCTCAACGCTCTGGTGGGCGAAGATGACACTGTCGATGGTtttggcagcggtggcgggcgAGGGATCAAAGTACAGAGCCCGGCGCACCCCACCAAGGCCCAGAGGAGCCTCCTCGCCCAGTACAGTACGATTGCCAAGAGTCTTCCGTGCTTCACACACGCCCCGACGTGCGACGATCAGCAGAGTGTGTACAACTTTATTGGGCCGCGCATGTGCGAGGCCGTCATGTCCGGCTTCAATGCCTGTCTTTTCGCCTACGGACAAACAGGTAGCGGCAAGAGCTACAGCATGATTGGCCCAACAGAGGCCCTCTTTGCCAGTACAGGTGCCAATCcttccagcagcggcagctccaGCCACAACCCTGCACCCACGCAGCGTGACAGCCTCACAGCGGAGCAGGGCATCATGCCGCGTCTTTGCTCGGACCTGTTTCGCCTGATGCGCGAGGAGCGCGAGAAGGACGAGGACGTCACCTACTCCGCGGAGCTGAGCTTTTTCGAGATCTACTGCGAGAGAGTGCGTGACCTACTCACCACCCCCCAGTCGGTCGCGGCGGCCAGTAGCAACAATACCCACTTTGGTACATCCGCATCGGCAAGTGGATCGCTGCGCATTCGACAGCACCCCTCCCAAGGGCCGTACGTAGAGGGCCTCTCCCGCGTCAAAGTGCgcgacgccggcggcgtgctcaagcacctcctcggcggcctACGCGACCGTGCGACGGCGGAGACAAACATGAACGAGCACAGCAGTCGCAGCCATGCCATTTTGCAGCTGCACATTACGAAGGTCATGGCCGACACAGACGAAGGCACCAGTAGCGTGGTCACACGCACGCGAACGTGCAAATTGAACATGGTCGATCTGGCTGGCAGCGAGCGCGTTTCACAGTCCGGCGTCTCGGGTGACCGCTTCGAAGAAGCCAAGAACATCaacctctccctctccacccttGGCCGCGTCATTCAGCAGCTGTCGGAGAAACAAGCAGGCAAGAAGGTCATACCTGCCTATCGTGACAGTGTGCTAACTTGGCTGCTTTCCGACAGCCTCGGTGGCAACAGCAAGACCATCATgctcgccaccgtcgccccGAGCGCGTACTGCTACCAGCAGACCCTGAACACACTACGGTTTGCTGGGGTGGCGAAGAAGATCGTGAACGTCGCAACGGTGAACGAGGACCGGCACTTCCAGGAGCTCATCGCGGGACTTCGACGGCACATCGTGCGGCTGACGTTGCAACTGGAGAGCGGAAAGGCGGCGGACGTGCACTTAGAGAAAATCGATGCGTTGAGGCGCGagcgcgaggcgctgctggcggagaATGATGCGCTGAAGATGAAGGTGGTCTCTGCCGCCGACACGACAGTGCTGAAGGCACTCCGGAAGCGTGTCAAGGGCCTCGAGGCGGAGAACGCGCAGCTGGGGGCGGAGGCGCAAGCACTTCAGGAGCGCATGCTGACGAGCACTGGCACCTTGCGCGACgagcttgcgcagcagcgcgcagaGATCATGCAGCTGTACGAGAAGCTGACGAAGCGGGAAGCAGAGGTGACAGACTGGGCAAACCGCTACCGGGCTCTCGTCATCTCCACCACAACACCGAGCACGACAACGGCGGTCGCCGCGAATGGCACTGACAACGCCAAGGCAGTGGTGGACACAGCAGAAGcgaaagaggcgcagctcgcgcaggAGCGGCTGTGGGAGAAGCTCAAGCAGACaaaggcgcagctgcagaaggcgaCGCAAGACCTCTCAGCAGCCGAGCGCACAAGGCAGGAGGCGATTGACGCAGAGAAGATGACCTCCGCGCAGCTGGATGAGTACCGGGTGCGCTACGAGGAGAGCAAGCGCCAACTAGATCTTCTGCGCGAACGCATGCAGAGCACGATGAGCCTCCTGGAGACGACTCAGTGTGAGCTCAGGGCTCTCAAGTCTCACAGCACGACCGAGTCCGAAAAGACGCGCGCCGTCGAGGACGCGCTGGACGCGACCAACACGGCCAACGACAAGAACTCAGCGAAGCTGGAGCAGATGCGCAACGGCTACCTAGAGGAGAAGCAACGCAATgtacagctgctgctacggGTGGCTGAGGTAGAGCAGGAGCGgtcagcgctgcggcgcacCATCACCCAGCGAGCAGCTGACATGTgcgagctggagcagctgctgttggaGGAAACGGAGACGTCAGAGCGCTACTACATCCGCATGCGCTTTCATCGTTACGTACACGCGCTGCAACAAGAGCACATGGCCCAGTTGCTGACCCTGCACGACATGGCtagccgccgccgcaacgTAGACGGGATTCGCTGGTCGACCGCAGGAACCACCGGGGCCCTTTCCAGTTCCTACTCCACCTCACGCCTTGGCGATGGCGAAAGCGGCCGATGCATACCTGAGGCAGCATCACAAGCGCTCTACCGCGATTCGGCCTCTGCAAACGTCTCCACAACCTCGGCCGCGCACGAGGCTGCCACCAgcgcgaagctgctgctcgtgcaaCTCGTGTACGAGTGCCAGCTCCAGGAATCACAAGTGCGCGCCGCAGTTGAGCAGGAGTGCGCTACAGACATTGCCAGGCTTCTCTCACAAAAAGTACGTCTGGGCCAGATCGCTAGAGCAGGGCTCTCTGAGAAGCTCGCGGAGGTCGAAGACGCTCACAGGGCTCTGCGTGAGGAGCTGAAGTACTACAAGCAAAAGGTCAAAGCGCAGGAGGAAGCGTacgcggaggaggtggcgcagcaccagagcGACAGCAATGCGCTGCAGGCCGCGGAGATGGAACATATGCGACTGGAGCGGAAGATCGGCACACTAGAAGATGCGAATGCCGAGCTCGAGGCGGGCCGCAATTCGCTCATCGccaaggtggcgcagctgcaggagcagcaaagCACGTGGCAGGCTCGGTGTACCAAGGCTGAGCGCATTGCCTTGGAGGTGCAAGATCTTCTCTTACCCGACCCGTCCGGCACTGCTTCAAGCGGTCCTGAGAGCAGGGCTGACGAATGTGCCGGCAATGGCGAGGaccagctgccgcagcgccgcagctaCTCAGCGATGCAGCTGGAGGCAGCAATGCTGACGGACAAGGCGCGAGAGGCCCAAGATGCAatggaggcgaaggcggcgctaGAGTGGCAGTGCGAGGAGTACCGCGGCGAGCTCGGTGCGCTGCGTGCCCAGGTAGAACAAATGAAGCTGCAGAAGCAGgcggcccagcagcagctaaCTCGAAACGACCAGGCTCAGCAGCAGGCTGAGACGCGCTTAAGTGAGGCGAATGCGCAGCTCATACAGGAGATCAGCACCCTCACCCGCGATTACGAGTCACGGatcaagcagcagcagacaatGCTGAAGACGTTGCGGCAAGCCTTGGATGAGGAGACGTCCATGGCAGACGTATGCCGGCAGTCGGCTCAGCGAGCCGAGGCAGCGCGGGAGGCGCAAAAAGAAGAGCTCATCGCCGCCCGAGAGATggcagaggagctgcgccggcagcgagAGGACACGTCAGACAAGTATGTTGAGTTGCAAAGAGAGCTGAACCAGCTACGAGGGCACTACCACATTCTTGAGCGACAGCTTATTGAGCTGCGCGAACGGGAGCCAGAGCTTTacgtgctgctggagaaaGGCTTGGGCGAAGACACGACAAGCTGGCTGGAGAAGGTGCGAGGCGAGAagttgcagctgcagaagcagTGGCACGAGGCACGACAGCTAAACTCGGAACTGCTGGAGCACGTGCAGGGTCGAAACGCGCGCCTGCGCGATGTTCAGAAGCGGCTGACTGATGTCTCCATCGGCGGAGATGAGCTGgaagaagacgaagaggtCTCCGTCGACTCAGCAGTGGCCGCCACGCACGCtcgccgacggcgacgctga
- a CDS encoding putative protein kinase — protein MQSSTFLPEQRHLSSKSGPQNHHYVNPLVSSFPTVVGPKLPCKYRVRRAIGRGAFSTVWLLIDNKTGQTVVGKLSDASHSSSASKAFATAEVENMRCCSHPNIISLIENFEAGEKSLYILEYANAGDLQTQVDTRAQPPPGTNDGSPIPYREDEVLVIFAQLGLAIRYLHDHRIMHRDLKTSNVLLTRSGLIKLGDFGFSRQYQESVSGEVGNTFCGTPYYLAPEMWQRQPYSYKADIWSLGVIMYELLALRKPFQATNLSELMEMVTRQGSFDPLPEELYSSDMISLVKQMLKVNPSERPSINEILALPLFQQRGLRILTINVRRIKNLDTEVRARLVEDVGVVLGDNDISDAAPSS, from the coding sequence ATGCAATCCTCGACGTTTCTGccagagcagcggcacttAAGTAGCAAGAGTGGCCCCCAGAACCACCACTACGTCAACCCTCTCGTCTCCAGCTTCCCGACCGTGGTGGGACCTAAACTGCCATGCAAGTACCGCGTCCGCCGCGCAATAGGCCGCGGTGCCTTCTCGACTGTTTGGCTGCTAATCGACAATAAAACCGGCCAAACGGTTGTTGGCAAGCTATCCGACGCCTCGCACTCCTCTAGCGCCAGCAAGGCGTTTGCcacggcagaggtggagaacatgcggtgctgcagccaccCAAACATCATCTCCCTCATTGAAAACTTCGAGGCAGGCGAGAAGTCTCTGTATATTTTAGAGTATGCAAACGCGGGTGACCTGCAGACTCAGGTGGACACTCGCGCGCAGCCACCCCCCGGTACGAACGACGGCAGCCCGATTCCATACCGTGAAGACGAGGTGCTCGTTATATTCGCCCAGCTGGGTCTCGCCATCCGCTACCTGCATGACCACCGCATCATGCACCGAGACCTCAAGACTTCCAATGTGCTGCTCACGCGCAGCGGGCTTATCAAGCTCGGCGACTTCGGCTTTTCGCGTCAGTACCAAGAGAGCGTCTCTGGCGAAGTCGGGAATACGTTCTGCGGCACGCCCTACTACTTGGCCCCTGAGATGTGGCAGAGACAGCCATACAGCTACAAGGCCGATATTTGGTCCCTTGGAGTCATCATGTACGAGCTGCTTGCCTTGAGGAAGCCATTTCAGGCAACGAACCTGTCAGAGCTCATGGAGATGGTGACACGGCAGGGTAGCTTTGACCCGCTGCCGGAGGAGCTGTACTCGTCGGATATGATCTCGCTGGTGAAGCAGATGCTCAAGGTGAACCCGAGTGAACGCCCGAGCATCAACGAAATACTTGCCTTGCCGCTCTTTCAGCAGAGGGGGCTGCGGATACTCACGATAAATGTGCGTCGCATCAAGAACCTCGACACGGAGGTGCGGGCGCGACTTGTAGAAGACGTGGGGGTGGTGCTTGGTGACAACGACATTTCCGAtgcagcaccgtcgtcgtga